A genomic window from Solanum stenotomum isolate F172 chromosome 10, ASM1918654v1, whole genome shotgun sequence includes:
- the LOC125878519 gene encoding acetylornithine deacetylase-like, translating into MADVKQILGDLNEDSFVTLLKKLIGESKYVQNNPPDLIPEEDRNVNHVLDILNPYSTKNGGPLVINHIVYTPNRGNLIVEYPGTDPKKVVSFVGMHLDVVPANPDEWKFDPFSLSIDGDKLQGRGTTDCLGHVALVTELMKRLGETKPKLKSTVIAIFIASEENSSIPGIGVDALYRDGWFDNLKQGPLFWIDAADKQPCIGTGGTIPWKLEVIGKGFHSGLPNKAINALELAMDALKEIQSRFYRDFPPHPKEQVYKFETPSTMKPTQWFYPGGGINQIPGECTVSGDVRLTPFYNVSDVIKKLQEYVDDLNANIEKLETRGPVSKYVLPDEKLRGRMTITFDETSSGVACDLNSLGYKVLSKATEEVVGYLEPYSITGSLPLIRDLQDVGYDVQSTGYGLMDTYHAKNEYCLLSDMSQGYLVFASIIAQLED; encoded by the exons ATGGCAGATGTAAAGCAGATTTTGGGGGATCTAAATGAGGATTCATTCGTAACTCTTTTGAAGAAACTGATCGGCGAGTCGAAATATGTACAGAACAACCCACCGGACCTTATCCCGGAGGAAGACAGGAATGTGAACCATGTTCTTGATATCCTTAATCCATATAGCACCAAAAATGGCGGACCACTGGTCATCAATCATATTGTTTATACTCCTAATAGGGGTAATCTTATTGTGGAGTATCCTGGTACTGACCCAAAAAAAGTTGTGTCGTTTGTTGGAATGCATCTGGATGTCGTTCCTGCCAATCCTGATGAATGG AAATTTGATCCGTTTTCATTGAGCATCGATGGTGATAAACTTCAAGGACGTGGAACTACTGACTGTTTAGGTCATGTGGCTCTTGTTACTGAGCTTATGAAGAGGTTGGGAGAGACAAAGCCAAAGTTGAAATCGACAGTGATTGCTATTTTCATAGCGAGTGAAGAGAACTCATCTATCCCTGGAATTGGTGTGGATGCATTATATAGGGATGGATGGTTTGATAATTTAAAGCAAGGCCCTTT ATTCTGGATTGACGCAGCTGATAAACAACCATGCATTGGTACTGGTGGAACTATACCGTGGAAACTTGAGGTAATCGGAAAGGGTTTCCACAGTGGTCTGCCCAACAAG GCTATCAATGCTTTGGAACTTGCTATGGATGCACTCAAAGAAATTCAGTCCCGCTTCTATAGAGATTTCCCTCCCCATCCAAAAGAACAAGTCTATAAATTTGAGACACCATCCACCATGAAACCAACTCAGTGGTTTT ATCCGGGGGGTGGAATCAACCAAATTCCTGGTGAGTGCACTGTTTCTGGAGATGTTAG ATTGACTCCATTTTACAA TGTATCAGATGTTATAAAGAAATTACAAGaatatgttgatgacttgaatgCCAATATCGAAAAACTTGAGACTCGAGGCCCTGTTTCAAAATATGTTCTCCCAGATGAGAAGCTAAGGGGAAG AATGACTATAACTTTTGACGAAACTTCATCTGGCGTTGCTTGTGATCTCAATTCTCTGGGGTATAAAGTACTATCCAAAGCTACCGAAGAGGTAGTTGGTTATTTAGAACCATATTCTATAACCGGTAGTTTGCCATTGATAAGAGATCTGCAG GACGTAGGTTATGATGTTCAATCTACTGGCTACG GCTTAATGGATACATACCATGCAAAGAATGAATATTGTCTACTGTCTGATATGTCCCAAGGTTACCTGGTCTTTGCAAGCATCATTGCACAGTTGGAAGATTGA